The DNA segment GTTTGGTGTTAATTGAGAAGCTCCTTAGATTTCACACTTCTAGAGAAGTTTAGTATAGTCCAGCATTATAGTACGGAGAACACACTAGATTCGAGTTACAGATATAGCGTCTTTcaaggtaaaatatatatatatatatatagttgtgcCTCTGTATCTATGGGTTCTGTATCCATGGCTTCAACAAACTGCtgaccaaaaatatatttttaattggatgtataccaaacatgtacatattttttccctattataatctagagatgatttaaagtatattggAAGACTTCTACATTGTATTGTGTATTATAGGTAATCCAGAGAGGATTTAAAGTTTGTGGGAGGATATGCTTAGATTTTATGCAAATAcgatgccattttatatcaggaactgagcatctgcagatttttatttctgatggaggtcctggaaccagtcttccatggatatggagggaCAATCCCATTCTAGATCTACCGAATTAAAATTAATGGAGGTTAAACCTAGGAATCTATGTTTTCTTAAACATCCCTTAGAGATTCTTATTATCTGCCAGGTTCTGCAAATAGTGGGCTACATcagcagtccccagcctttttggcatcAAGGTCCGGTTTTGTGGaacacaatttttccacagacccaGGGTGGAGAGttggggggatggttttgggattaaactgttccacctcagatcatcaggcattagattctcataaggagtgtgcaacttAGATCCAAGAATCTAATGCTTCTGCTGATCTAACACGAGGTAGAGCTCACGCAGTAAGGCTTCCTCATGCAGTAAGGCTTGCTTGCCCcatgctcacctcctgctgtgcagcccagttcctaacaaggCACAGACCGGTAGGGTCAGGGACCCTTGGGCTAGATGACTTATTGAAGTCCTTTGCAaaactttgaaattatttcctaTTTTAGTTCTGATAGAAAGGGttgtaataaagtatttttatgacTTCATAGAagccataaaaattattttaatagtttctttAATATAATTTAGGAAATTCACCAGGAGAATCAATTACCACCAAAGTGGAAACAAATCAGACCAGGGGTTCTTTGTCTCCTGAGCCAACCCACTTGCTCTCCTCACTCTCCTCATTTCAGCCCAAAATATTTACACAACTACAGGTAGGTATCCAGTAAAATATCCAAATTTGAGGTCCTTCTCTTTATTCCTCCATTTACCTCTTCTTCTCCTAGGGATTTTAGAGAATTGTTACAGAATTATAATAATgatgaaatatgttttcattgttaATTTCCTGATCTTTTTGTTTCTTGATTTAAGATAATTCAAacagtatgttttttaaaagtttaaggtTGACTATGAATGCAGTAAATTTAGTTGTACTACTTTTCCCTtgattcttgtttctttcttcatttaataattatttttaaccatACTCTTTTTATTTGTTCGGATTTTTTGTCAAAAGAATTGTATATCCTATGAGAATATCATACATAGGAAATTCAAACATTTTGATGTACTCTTTTTGGTTTAAAAGGGTTTGCAGTTACAACCAAGGTTCACCTCTCCTGATGAATCACCAGCTGTGGTATCAGTAAATAACCAGCCGTCCTCTAGTCCTTCAGGACTTCTGGATACAATAGGAAGTGCTGTAATGAATAATAATTCTCTACTGCTTGGTCAAAGTCATAGCCTTCAAAGAGATACATGCTTAACCCAAAACAATAGTACTGCCTCCACCATGGGTAACCTTCCAGAACCAGATCAAAATCTAGTTGCAATGGACGAGCTGGTAGAAGTTGGAGATGTTGAGGATACAGGGAATCTGGAAGGAACTGTTCATCGGATTCTGTTGGGAGATGTGCAGACTATTCCAATACAGATTATAGACAACCACTCAGCTCTTAGTAAGTTGAAATCAATTTATGATGTTATTGTTGTAACCTTTGTGGATTATCATCACTATATTATACTATAGATAAAACTATTATTTCTACCCAGTGGGTCTATGATATTATGTAAATGAAGCAAAATtatgagagagaaggaggagattTCATTACCCTGGGTTTCAGAACTTTTAAccttaaattttcttcttcttatttctaattatttagtACCATAGAAATTACTTATTCCCTAATTACCTGTTTTCCATGGAAAATCTGTGGTAATGTGAAATCAGGAAGGTCATTTTAGAGTACATGaaaaaattaataggaaaaaattaaacaaggaaaaatattttcatgcaaaGGTTATTATGGAAGAATTGATGTATGCAGacatacacaaagaaaaatgaaagaagtagGCATATATAAAGGTTAAAAGGAAgattttcatttttggttttttgttgttttgagacagagtctcattgtgtcacccaggctggagtacaatgatgcaatcacaggtcactgcagccttgacctccttggttcaagcgatcttcccacctcagcttcccaagtagctgggaccacaggcacatgccaccatactgggcaaattctttaattttttttttttaaaccagcctgttgcccaggctggtcttgaactcctgggctcaagcaatcctcccacctcagcctcccactcctcacgcagtgagccactgcacctggccaaaaggaAGATTTggaattacaaaataaatgttgaGTTGAAAGGGAACTAGTAAGACTTGGGCATTTAGGTTTAGCCCAAGACCTTCTTACCTTCACTTTATTACTAATCTCTGTCAACATGGAAGTAAACTCTGTTAACTCCTACTTTATCTGTTACTTCTTTGCACACAAATTGTTCTGGATTGGGCACTTTTTGTGGGAAAAGATTTGCAGTTTGCTTTGAAGAACAAAAGTTTTCACAGAAgttatttttagaatataaaatatttttcccctctCTTCCAGTGTCATGAAATAGATTAACTTTTaggatttttctgtttgtttttaaagttgaAGAAAATCCAGAAAGTACCATTTCTGTGAGCCAAGTTAAGCAAGAACCCAAAGAACCAGCATTGTCTATGGAAGCGAAAAAAATTGTGGACTATAAGAAATTATCTGCTACATAAATTATTGAAGCTTTTCAGAATTTACAACTCTGGTGACTTCTGATGTCTTAGAAAAGAAGGTGAATATAGTCAAAGCGTGGCATTGAGATAATTGGACTGAAGACCAGTTTGATGAGAAGCTTTTATTTAAAACTGATATATTTGTTGCCAGTTCCATATTTTTACCTTCCTTAAGAGATGTTTTACTCTtcttattttgtataatttttatgctCTTTGATTATCTAATAAGGCCAGTATTTCAAAAGCTGTTCTGAATTTATCCACAGTAATATAGTCTGAACACAAATAGTTTACTTAACTTATCCTTGGAAATATTCAATTTTGGTtattacaaaacagaaaagaacaacagcaacaaaaacattgtgtgaatgtatgtttgtatgtgtgtatgtatatcatgaattttttttaagttctgaaaAAGAACTTGTTCTCTCTTTAAAGTTGTGAAGAAATTGTTAATTGCCAGACAGgtaagaaaatgtttataatctATCTCATTAAGAAAGATGAAGTATTAGATTTTACATCATAACACAAAGTCCAGCAGCTACATCTGTGGAAACTGTGCAGTTGCATTTTAGCCTCTTCccttctaatttttgtacttttaactACAAACCAGTAGTATACTAATGGTTATCTAATAGAAATTTAAAGTGTCTTGGTAAGTACTGAGAATTTTTACTTGAATTAATCAGATAAGCAACAGAAATCAACATATGTAGCATGGATTTGTGCtatattggaagtaaaacactatAGGCAGAAAGATGTAGAAATTAAGAGAATTGAAAAAGAATAATAGAATTCCTTGGTGTTTACAGATAATTTGGAAAACTTTTTGATGACAGCAgaggatttttttccctcttattttGTAATGAAGATCCAGCactggttaaaaaataatttgatttgtaGTTACATTTTTCTATGCCAGAGCTCTTACTGAATTGATGATATTAGGATTTCTAGTATTTTAAGGTAAgtatttatagtttaaaatttagtttatatttaaaactttaaaacatctGATCTGGGATTTTTTTGTTAAGTAAGTATATTAACTTCAAATACCAAATTACTGCTAAGCAGTATATTCATTATAAGCATCTGTTGTCTAAAGATTGGTactaggctggacatggtggctcacacctgtaatcacaacactttgggaggctgaggtgggtagataacctgaggtcaggagttcgagaccagcctggccaacgtggtgaaaccctgtttctactaaaaatacaaaaattagctgggtgtggtggtgggcacctgtaatcccagctacttgggaggctaaggcaggagaatcgcttgaacaccggaggcggaggttgcaatgagccgagatcgcgccattgcactccagcctgggtgacaagagaaaaactccatctcaaaaaaaaaaaaagattggtaaactaGAAATATCAACTATAATTGTCAGGAAATTAACCTAAAGGCTTTTGTTTCTCCAGAGACCATTTGtgggtatattttatattttaaaaataaagattttaaatggATATCAATGTTTAATACTCAAAACATGCACAATATAATATCAAATTTAACATTAATACTTTACATGAATATGAGTCACTTTTGGCTTTTCTAAGTCCAGCCTCCCATTCTTAATTGACTTTGTTTCAGGTACATGACATGTATCTAAATATAAAGTACTGTTATAGTAGAGGTAGGTGGAATTCTAATATTCCTTGCTCtttagatttatattttatttaatataaagttTATTATTTATACCCTTTTTAATGCAAAGCTAATATTTAGTTATATgtatgatttttaataaaaattactttactttttcctatgaatttaaaacatttgatgTTGGCATTTTATACAGGCAGGTTGCCAAATTTGATTATGTTACACTAAGTTAAACACAGCACTTAATTACCTCAAATCCAGATTTCTCTTAGTCTGTGTGTACATAAAAGGAATAAGTCCAAATTAATTTATAGTTTAGTGTTGCACTATAGGTaatattcttttcatttgttatttctagtttttatggaaTCCTTTTCTTTCAAGATTCTAAATAATAAATCTTTACCTCTCAATAGTGGTAATAGTGGTAATGGTTTATTATTAGCTATTTCACCAATTGAACTACATTCTTTTGGagacattcctttcttttttgatgttGATTTGCAAAGGAGAAATGCTTGTTAATATACAAACTCTAGTCAGTTACCTGTGAGGATGAGATGTGTCAGAGGACTCAGACTTTGGTatagttagaaaaataatatttttctcactTGATTCTGTGTGAATGTCTCTTCTGATACTGTTTTTTAATCAGAAAGTTACAGAGCAACTTTCCcacaaacaaaccaataaaacaaaaccccacaaaaaccaAGAGcatgaagaaaagtttaaatccCTAATTATATACTCTTTTGGTTTTTAGGTAGAAACTGGAGCTATCAATATTTTCATGTAAGTATTTCAATGAGTAGCTCTTTAAAAATGGTTtctaaattagattttaaaaattcattgtcaTCTAAATGCATGTTTAGTCACAATGTATCAGTATTGTGTttaaaggtgctcagcatcacttTTTGAAAACtatgtttacatatttaaaatgtttaattattttgaaatgtataggGTATTAAATACAAGCTTCTAAAATTTTCAGTATCTATATTGGCTTTCTCTAACAGCTCTACAGCAAAGTTTGacatgttttttgtgtgtgtcatgtATTGTAAGTTGTAATATCTGTAGGAGTGAGTTGGACATTCTAAATTAGCAGTAAAAAATTCACAATTACAGCTCGGCTTGTTTATTCATTATAGTTTCCACATTTCCAACTTCCAAGTGAACTTTATATATACTACAGTGAATTATAGATAAATACAGCCATGGTGGACCTTTCCCTCAATAGTGATTTTTTGTACAAACAGTTagtataattaaaaggaaaagcttttatattttatgcaagGTAAATGTTTCCTAAACGTCACAAAAGTGATAGAAAACATAGCTTTTGGGATCTGGTCCTGCATTAGAGTTTCTAATTCTGAGACCCACCAGCTTGTGTTTCATCTTCTTTATATCCTGTCAGAATACATACTTAATCATGTGGGTATGAGAAAGATGTTGTTTAACTTGTACCaggtttaaaaaaagaggtttaaaaaatgtctatgcatatatatatatatatatatagcaacttGATGTATAGTGTCCTTGTTaccatgtatttttttcattaaaaatcctgctttttttttatacttgttagttttctttttatatttttcttagagatagTGGCAATTTTGTTCATCTTGAAGATGCTGAATAAACACTTGAATACCCGAGAATTTTGGCCAGAGATTTATGTCCAATTTGGAACCTGAAAGTTTTAAGCATAACTACAAGTAACTCCTGTTAGCATTACATTTTGGGGagatatatatgcatttaatacCCTGCAACTCAGCCAAgcatcaacattttaaaacaatatgtgTAATAAGTAATTCTCCACGCCCACCCCCCCAGCCCCCCGACGTTTTGGCACCATGACATTTTCAAGTATAGCTTTATATTTTAGGAGTAATGACAAAGTATGTGATCAAAAGAGAAGGGATTATTAATTTTATccctctttgcttttttttaaactttattccaCTCTGTACCTATTTTTGAGGACCTTGAAAATCTTAATCTCTCCAGAAGGGATACTGCATTGGTTCTTCTCCATCAGCTGGTTTAGACATCAAACATCTTAAATGATACACTGTTTTAATATCTAAAAATCTGTCATTCTACTTAATTAACTTAGTCATAAGGACAAAGCCTTAGTATATTTTTGCCACATACATGTTATGTATAAATTTTACTGTTGAATAATACAAGTATTCATTGCTGACTGAATTCTTAAAACTTTGGGAAtagaaaaaacacatttattaatgGATGCTAAAGTGATtcctgagaaaaataatttgtatggTTAATATGGAAAACCTTTGGTAATGTGATTTGGGTATAAGAATACTAAAACCAGAGCACAGGGTGTGAATCATGTACCAGgagggattttatttttaaatatctttattgaggtataattgaaatacaataaactgtacatatttaaagtacCCAATCTGATAAGTTTTGTCATATGTATACAGCCATGAAATCATCACCATAAGCAAGGTAATGAACATATTCATCACTCTCAAAGTTTCATAGTACCTCTTTGTGATCCATTCTTACTTAATCCTCCTTACCACCTCACCATCACCagaccactgatctgctttctttaTGATCAGTTTGCTACAAATGAAATCACATAATATGAACCTTTTTTGGTCTAGCTTTTGTCACTTAGCATAGTAATTTTGTGATTTGTCTATATTGTTGCATTTATGAATAAATCATTTATCTGCTGCTGAGTAGAACTgcattttatgaatatatcaatttgtttattcttttgatgATGGACATTAATAATTctaggctattatgaataaagtttccATGAACATctatgtacaagtctttgtacagacttatgctttcatttctcttgggtaaacatCTAGGAGTAGAATGCCTGGGTCATATGTtaggtatatatttaactttttaacaaACTGCCAAAagattttccaaagtagttgtaacaatttatattcccaccaacagtgtatgaaagtTCCAGCTTCTCTATATCCTAGCCAACACTTGTTATGAACAGTTTTTAGGTTTTAGAGATTTTAATAGGTGGGTAGTactatcttactgtggttttaatttccatttctctaataaccactattgagcatcttttcatgttgtATTTGCCATCTTTATCTCTATATCTTCTTTATTGATGTGTCTgaatcttttgcccactttttttttttttttttaagaccaggtcttgctctgtcacccaggctggagtgtagtggtgtgatctcaggtcactgcaacctccacctcccaggctcaagcaactctcctgcctcagcctccctagtagataggattacagtcatgcgcaccatgcctggctaattttttgtagagacggggtttcaccatgttacccaggctagtctcaaactcctgggctcaagcaatccacccaccttggcctcccacagtgctgggattacaggcatgagccatcgtgcccagccttgcccacttttatttttgttttcttatttgttttttattcttttttttaaccacagcCAGCATCATAGCTCACccacttttaaattgttttctttttttttttttttttgagatgcagtttcactcttgtcgcccaggctagtgtgcaatggcatgatcttggctcactgcagcctccacctcccaggttcaaacaattctcctgcctcagcctcccgagtagctgggattacaggtgcccaccaccacacctggctaatttttgtattattagtagagacgaggtttcaccatgttggccaggctgctctcgaactcctgatctcaggtgatccactcaccttggccccccaaagtgctgggattacaggcatgtgccaccacacccagctaatttttgtattttttagtagagatggggtttcaccatgttggccaggctggtctccgaactcctgatctcaggtaatctgcccgcctccctaagtgctggtgctgggattacaggcgtgagccaccactcccagctccaCCTGCACTTTCAACTGACTACAAATCTGAGAGGTTCTCACATCCCCTtttaggtttgataatttgctagaacaactcacagaactcaggaaagtacTATACTTACAACCACAGTTTTATTAGAAAGGATACAAACCAGAAATGACCAAATGAACAGATACGTAAGATGAGGTCTGTGAGGGTCCTGAATGCAGAACCTCTGTGCCCTCTCGTAGAATCAGGACATGTTATTCACTTTTCATATCAATGTATTCACCAACCAGGAATATCTACTGAGTTTCATGTCCAGAGTTTTCAGGGGGTtttattacataggcatgattggtTCAATCATTGGCCCATGATTGGACTCATTCTTCAGTCCTCCTGTCATTCCTGGAGGACAGGAGGCTGAGTTGATATCATTGGCTCAAAGCCCCAACCCAACCCTCTAATTAGATGTTTGGTCTTTATAGCATGACCAgctcccatcctgaagctatctaggggccCACTATGTGTCATCTCATTGCATATACTCAGGTGTGATTCAAGGCGCTCATGAATAACAAATACACTCCTAGTACTTGGGAAATTCCAAGATTCACTATCAGGAACCACAGATAAAGGAAAgtcaaattatttattatatagcaGTGTAATGCatagttttgttgttttaattgtggACACCTACTTTAGTCTGAGATTTGTTACCATGTCACACTATACTAGGttcatctcatttttcttcaAGGCTATTGTTTGAAGTGcaacatgttttatatattaagtGTATCAACTCTCTGCTACTTTTCCTGGTTTGTagtttgccttttaattttgatgacttCTGTGCTTAAACAATTCTCCTCCAACTAGATA comes from the Pan troglodytes isolate AG18354 chromosome 13, NHGRI_mPanTro3-v2.0_pri, whole genome shotgun sequence genome and includes:
- the CARF gene encoding calcium-responsive transcription factor isoform X5 is translated as MEQEKAFNMLKKNLVDAGGVLRWYVQLPTQQAHQYHELETPCLTLSPSPFPVSSLEEEETAVRDENCALPSRLHPQVAHKIQELVSQGIEQVYAVRKQLRKFVERELFKPDEVPERHNLSFFPTVNDIKNHIHEVQKSLRNGDTVYNSEIIPATLQWTTDSGNILKETVTVTFAEGNSPGESITTKVETNQTRGSLSPEPTHLLSSLSSFQPKIFTQLQGLQLQPRFTSPDESPAVVSVNNQPSSSPSGLLDTIGSAVMNNNSLLLGQSHSLQRDTCLTQNNSTASTMGNLPEPDQNLVAMDELVEVGDVEDTGNLEGTVHRILLGDVQTIPIQIIDNHSALIEENPESTISVSQVKQEPKEPALSMEAKKIVDYKKLSAT